Part of the Phormidium yuhuli AB48 genome is shown below.
ATCACTTTATTCACACCACCCTACATTCCGCAGGTCGCTCATGTCCGTCGCAATGCTTCCATCGACTGGAACCTCAAGGAAAGCGTCCGCGCCCGCATGAAGATTATGGTGAAACGTCTCCTGCGACAATATGGTTATCCCCCCGATATGCAGTCCCTCGCGATTGAACTGGTACTGGAGCAAGCTAAGGTCTTTACTGAGTTTGAGGTGGAAACCCGTCATTCATAGGAGGCTTGAGTTTGGGGATGGGTCGAGTATGGAGTTTGGGCGATCGCACTCCGATGGCTGTGGGTTTCGATGACCGACGACCTTTGCTGGATGCCAGATGCGATCGCACCTCATCAGTTCCTATACCTCACATGAGTTCGTGATAAGCGACACAATTGAGCATTCTTGCCATCGTAGTCTGGTTAACTTCTGCGTCAACTTGCTCTGTGGCTTGATTGGCCACTGCCACCAGCCCAAGAAGCCTTCTCTTGACTCAGACTAGCTTTTGCCTCGTTCGGCTTAACTCAAACTCACGTTAGCTATGAGATTGAACGTTTATCAATTTGAGGTTAGGTCTGACTTTTTCCTCGTGGTACGATACGACCTTTCGGCATGGGCATTTCAAGATTAGGACTGATCACAATCTCGAAAGGATACTCTGCTTGTTCGAGGGCGAGGTCGCTACGACGAATGCGCTTCACCCACTTTTTCTCAATATATTGATTCCAGCGGAATCCTCGCGATTTCGCCTCGTCTTTCCGAAATCTTGGAATCTGAGCGATCGCATACACAAACGGCTCCTGCGACCGGGCGATCGCATCTCCCAGAAGTGCCTCAAAGTTATCCACCCGGTCGAACAGTGCTCCAATCAACTGGCAATCGGTCAGGGCGCGGTGAGCCTGATTGACCCCGATGCCGTGATTGAGTGCCGTCTGTACCAGGTTTCTCGGCTTGTCATTCTCGGGCCAGCGGAAATCGTCGTAGGTGCAGAGCCAGGGCTTGTTGATGGTAGGGAGACCTCCCTGGCCAAACCACGGCTTATCAAAGCTGGCAT
Proteins encoded:
- a CDS encoding 3'-5' exonuclease, whose protein sequence is MDKLLILDLETTGLDPSCDRVIELGAILYSVPHRCVLQQLSTLFPVQANPVESVNHIPAAAAQSVTDADAYRVVGQFQQWLHRVDYVVAHNASFDKPWFGQGGLPTINKPWLCTYDDFRWPENDKPRNLVQTALNHGIGVNQAHRALTDCQLIGALFDRVDNFEALLGDAIARSQEPFVYAIAQIPRFRKDEAKSRGFRWNQYIEKKWVKRIRRSDLALEQAEYPFEIVISPNLEMPMPKGRIVPRGKSQT